From a single Nicotiana tabacum cultivar K326 chromosome 8, ASM71507v2, whole genome shotgun sequence genomic region:
- the LOC107777531 gene encoding transcription factor bHLH80, with protein MQRGSGGAGGVGGGLSRYRSAPATWLEALLESDTENEVVLNPSSPILHSPNKPPPHPSTTQQQLPELVKPETRFTGDPGLFESGGSSNFLRQQSSPAEFLSHINSDGYFSSYGIPSSLSYISQPIKRPREDDSESSPRKLSNHLKGEPSGQLHGSGGSLDAEMEKLMDDLVPCKVRAKRGCATHPRSIAERVRRTRISDRIRKLQELVPNMDKQTNTADMLEEAVEYVKFLQKQIQELMEHQKKCTCSEKDQ; from the exons ATGCAACGTGGAAGTGGCGGTGCCGGTGGCGTAGGTGGTGGATTATCCCGATACCGTTCAGCTCCGGCAACATGGTTAGAGGCACTTCTCGAATCCGATACTGAAAACGAAGTGGTTCTTAACCCTTCTTCTCCCATTTTACACTCCCCCAACAAACCACCACCCCACCCATCAACTACTCAGCAGCAGCTTCCGGAGCTTGTTAAACCGGAAACTAGGTTCACCggcgatccgggtctgtttgAATCCGGCGGTAGTAGTAATTTTCTCCGGCAGCAGAGTTCGCCGGCGGAGTTTCTTTCACATATTAACTCAGATGGTTACTTCTCAAGCTATGGAATTCCCTCCAGTTTGAGCTATATTTCTCAGCCCATTAAGCGGCCCAGAGAAGATGATTCCGAAAGTTCGCCCAGAAAATTATCTAACCACTTG AAGGGAGAGCCAAGTGGACAGTTACATGGTTCTGGTGGATCACTAGATGCTGAAATGGAGAAGCTCATGGACGATTTGGTGCCTTGTAAGGTTCGAGCAAAGCGTGGTTGTGCTACCCATCCTCGCAGCATAGCCGAGCGA GTTCGTCGAACGCGCATAAGTGACAGAATAAGGAAGCTTCAGGAACTGGTGCCAAATATGGACAAG CAAACCAACACCGCTGACATGTTGGAAGAAGCAGTCGAATATGTCAAGTTTCTGCAGAAACAGATTCAG GAGCTTATGGAGCATCAGAAGAAATGCACGTGTTCAGAGAAAGatcaataa
- the LOC142162776 gene encoding uncharacterized protein LOC142162776: MYGVEALIPVEISELSTRYTQATEESNEEEMRINLDLLEERREATLIRMTAQKQIIERYYNQKAHLRYFKIGDFILKKVFQLKKVANAGNLSPNWEGPYRIRGIAGNGAYEVEIMEGKVLP, encoded by the coding sequence ATGTATGGTGTTGAAGCCTTAATCCCAGTTGAAATAAGTGAACTAAGTACAAGATATACTCAAGCAACTGAAGAATCAAATGAGGAAGAGATGCGAATAAATCTAGATTTGCTTGAAGAAAGGAGAGAAGCGACCCTAATAAGGATGACAGCGCAAAAACAAATTATTGAGCGATACTACAATCAGAAAGCTCATCttagatacttcaagattggggacttcatcctcaaaaaggtttttcaattgAAAAAAGTGGCCAATGCAGGAAATttgagtccaaattgggaaggaccctacagaaTTCGAGGCATTGCTGGAAATGGTGCGTATGAGGTAGAAATAATGGAGGGCAAAGTACTCCCATAA